Proteins from a genomic interval of Rosa chinensis cultivar Old Blush chromosome 2, RchiOBHm-V2, whole genome shotgun sequence:
- the LOC112185669 gene encoding jacalin-related lectin 3 isoform X1, translating to MSGICMLTLRQNPEESKKTVVSVGPFGSPTSRGRPFNDGIHSAVKGLAIEYLEGHTIVNVRFEYDDDGISVWSDKHGEVKIPLDLLSGLSEVLSDNNKVIRRETVNKVRSETIRFNYPDEYLTAVHGRYCDNLLGAVRVVNSLTFKTNRNTYGPFGWTSQNEKLINLVPCFSIHMPGSEIVGFHGRSSRNKWLGGIYSIGAYVKPYHQQIEYPPSKALMLYPSEPPRLPEFHSQTKLNKDDRPQNHKHYTVSNIQVSRNEGDHNGAFHLGDIYANCYIAKQESSSIGYALR from the exons ATG AGTGGAATATGCATGTTAACTTTGCGACAGAATCCTGAGGAATCCAAGAAAACCGTCGTTTCAGTCGGACCGTTTGGATCACCGACGTCGCGAGGAAGACCCTTTAATGATGGAATACACTCAGCAGTGAAAGGTTTGGCGATAGAATATTTGGAAGGGCACACAATTGTTAACGTCCGGTTTGAATATGACGACGACGGAATCTCAGTTTGGTCAGACAAGCATGGTGAAGTAAAGATCCCTCTGGATCTCTTGTCAGGGCTCTCCGAAGTGCTCTCCGACAACAACAAAGTGATCAGAAGAGAAACAGTAAACAAAGTCAGAAGCGAAACA ATTAGATTCAATTATCCGGACGAATATTTAACTGCAGTTCATGGACGGTATTGTGACAACTTGTTGGGTGCCGTGCGCGTCGTCAACTCACTTACTTTTAAGACCAATAGAAATACTTACGGACCCTTTGGTTGGACGTCTCAAAATGAAAAACTGATCAACTTAGTCCCTTGTTTCTCAATTCATATGCCTGGAAGTGAGATTGTTGGCTTTCATGGCAGATCAAGCAGGAATAAGTGGTTGGGTGGTATTTATTCAATAGGAGCCTATGTAAAGCCTTATCATCAACAAATTGAATACCCTCCGTCAAAAGCTCTG ATGCTTTATCCATCAGAACCTCCACGTCTACCTGAATTTCATTCTCAAACCAAGCTCAATAAAGATGACAGACCTCAAAACCATAAACATTATACAGTTTCAAATATTCAAGTTAGCAGAAATGAGGGAGATCACAACGGAGCTTTCCATTTGGGCGACATATATGCAAACTGTTATATAGCCAAACAAGAGTCGTCCTCAATCGGTTACGCCTTGAGATGA
- the LOC112185669 gene encoding jacalin-related lectin 3 isoform X2 translates to MNPEESKKTVVSVGPFGSPTSRGRPFNDGIHSAVKGLAIEYLEGHTIVNVRFEYDDDGISVWSDKHGEVKIPLDLLSGLSEVLSDNNKVIRRETVNKVRSETIRFNYPDEYLTAVHGRYCDNLLGAVRVVNSLTFKTNRNTYGPFGWTSQNEKLINLVPCFSIHMPGSEIVGFHGRSSRNKWLGGIYSIGAYVKPYHQQIEYPPSKALMLYPSEPPRLPEFHSQTKLNKDDRPQNHKHYTVSNIQVSRNEGDHNGAFHLGDIYANCYIAKQESSSIGYALR, encoded by the exons ATG AATCCTGAGGAATCCAAGAAAACCGTCGTTTCAGTCGGACCGTTTGGATCACCGACGTCGCGAGGAAGACCCTTTAATGATGGAATACACTCAGCAGTGAAAGGTTTGGCGATAGAATATTTGGAAGGGCACACAATTGTTAACGTCCGGTTTGAATATGACGACGACGGAATCTCAGTTTGGTCAGACAAGCATGGTGAAGTAAAGATCCCTCTGGATCTCTTGTCAGGGCTCTCCGAAGTGCTCTCCGACAACAACAAAGTGATCAGAAGAGAAACAGTAAACAAAGTCAGAAGCGAAACA ATTAGATTCAATTATCCGGACGAATATTTAACTGCAGTTCATGGACGGTATTGTGACAACTTGTTGGGTGCCGTGCGCGTCGTCAACTCACTTACTTTTAAGACCAATAGAAATACTTACGGACCCTTTGGTTGGACGTCTCAAAATGAAAAACTGATCAACTTAGTCCCTTGTTTCTCAATTCATATGCCTGGAAGTGAGATTGTTGGCTTTCATGGCAGATCAAGCAGGAATAAGTGGTTGGGTGGTATTTATTCAATAGGAGCCTATGTAAAGCCTTATCATCAACAAATTGAATACCCTCCGTCAAAAGCTCTG ATGCTTTATCCATCAGAACCTCCACGTCTACCTGAATTTCATTCTCAAACCAAGCTCAATAAAGATGACAGACCTCAAAACCATAAACATTATACAGTTTCAAATATTCAAGTTAGCAGAAATGAGGGAGATCACAACGGAGCTTTCCATTTGGGCGACATATATGCAAACTGTTATATAGCCAAACAAGAGTCGTCCTCAATCGGTTACGCCTTGAGATGA